In the genome of Candidatus Nitrosotenuis sp. DW1, one region contains:
- a CDS encoding menaquinone biosynthesis decarboxylase, with protein sequence MTIEDTAEFIKALEDAGELKRIKTQVDADLEIAEILRRTMYANGPAILFENVKNYDMPVLANAFGSMKRLQIGLDMSDFTEIGQRIVDMTKMEIPSGILNKLKKLPELSKMGEIFPKLEKSGPVTEVIDESPSFGKIPILKTWHKDAGRFITLGLVATKHPETGIRNLGVYRMQIVDDKHALMHWQKHKRGAHHHDISKEKGERIEVAIIIGGDPATVFSAIAPVPEGLDKYLFAGITRQKGIKTVKCKTIDLEVPANAEIILEGYVDPNDIREEGPFGDHTGYYTPREPYPTFTLTGMMRRQKPVYLTTIVGKPILEDAYIGKVIEQSFLPLIRMFQPEVVDFAMPAAGWFQGMAIISIKKRYPGQAKKVMMGLWGLGQLALTKIFVVVDDDINVHSMDDVIWAITTRSDPARDTIIINNTPTDTLDPASPLVNLGSKLGIDATQKTKEEGFEREIQEKVEVDETTKKLVDSRWSSYGI encoded by the coding sequence GTGACAATAGAGGACACGGCAGAATTCATCAAAGCACTAGAGGATGCAGGAGAGCTAAAGCGAATCAAGACACAGGTTGATGCAGATTTAGAAATTGCAGAAATCCTAAGGAGAACAATGTATGCAAACGGTCCTGCAATATTATTTGAGAATGTAAAAAATTACGACATGCCAGTCTTGGCAAACGCGTTTGGTTCTATGAAGAGGCTGCAGATAGGGCTGGATATGTCAGACTTTACGGAAATAGGGCAGAGAATCGTAGACATGACAAAAATGGAAATCCCATCAGGAATACTAAACAAGCTAAAAAAACTTCCAGAATTATCAAAGATGGGGGAAATTTTCCCAAAGCTCGAAAAAAGCGGGCCTGTGACAGAGGTCATTGACGAGTCCCCATCGTTTGGCAAGATTCCAATTCTAAAGACGTGGCATAAGGATGCCGGTCGGTTCATAACACTGGGCCTTGTCGCAACAAAACATCCCGAGACAGGAATTAGAAACCTCGGAGTATACAGGATGCAGATAGTAGACGACAAACACGCGCTGATGCACTGGCAAAAGCACAAACGCGGAGCGCATCACCATGACATTTCAAAAGAAAAAGGAGAAAGAATCGAAGTTGCAATAATAATTGGAGGAGACCCGGCTACTGTCTTTTCCGCAATAGCGCCAGTCCCAGAGGGCCTAGACAAGTACCTGTTCGCAGGAATTACTCGCCAAAAGGGAATCAAGACAGTAAAGTGCAAGACGATTGATCTTGAGGTTCCCGCAAATGCAGAAATCATTCTGGAAGGGTATGTAGATCCAAATGACATAAGAGAGGAAGGCCCGTTTGGGGATCACACAGGATACTACACCCCAAGGGAGCCATACCCGACATTTACCCTAACTGGTATGATGAGAAGACAAAAGCCAGTCTATCTCACAACGATTGTCGGCAAGCCCATTTTAGAGGATGCATACATCGGCAAAGTGATAGAGCAATCGTTTCTCCCTCTGATCCGAATGTTCCAGCCAGAGGTGGTAGACTTTGCAATGCCAGCAGCTGGGTGGTTCCAGGGGATGGCAATCATTTCAATCAAAAAGCGATATCCAGGACAGGCAAAAAAAGTCATGATGGGGCTTTGGGGTCTTGGGCAGCTTGCGCTGACCAAAATTTTTGTCGTAGTAGATGATGACATCAACGTTCACAGCATGGACGATGTAATTTGGGCAATAACGACGCGCTCAGACCCTGCACGCGATACCATAATCATCAACAACACGCCAACAGATACGCTTGACCCCGCATCCCCGCTTGTGAACCTTGGCTCAAAGCTTGGAATCGACGCTACGCAAAAGACAAAAGAGGAAGGATTCGAGCGGGAAATCCAGGAAAAAGTCGAAGTGGACGAGACAACAAAGAAGCTTGTCGATTCCAGATGGTCCAGTTACGGCATCTAG
- a CDS encoding trans-sialidase — protein sequence MSSAKPTKKDLETKIAELEEKLTKLASQLEAKPVTTAPPPAPKPAPTTTAPPPKPAPAPASPRGSLPAGFKPAPAPAPKQEAPKPAPKPEAQAATELAIWEQWKLAPMTDTHTYKAKVTGYVPAPNRYYASLHTTNVDVPTSDWNLQKVKITGYTQPSNKYFATRQRMAYHPANKSFTGYGARLSGTAAQTTTAPPPKPAPKPNPTRGSLPKGF from the coding sequence ATGTCTAGTGCTAAACCCACTAAAAAGGATCTAGAAACCAAGATTGCTGAATTGGAAGAAAAACTTACCAAATTAGCAAGTCAGCTTGAAGCAAAGCCTGTAACAACTGCACCTCCGCCAGCTCCAAAGCCGGCACCGACAACAACTGCACCTCCGCCAAAACCAGCTCCGGCACCTGCCTCACCAAGAGGCTCACTGCCAGCAGGATTCAAACCGGCACCAGCACCAGCACCAAAGCAAGAGGCTCCAAAACCAGCACCAAAACCTGAAGCTCAAGCAGCTACAGAATTGGCCATATGGGAACAATGGAAGCTTGCACCAATGACAGACACCCACACATACAAGGCAAAGGTAACTGGATACGTACCGGCACCAAACCGATACTATGCATCACTTCACACGACAAACGTTGATGTTCCTACATCTGACTGGAACTTGCAAAAAGTCAAAATCACAGGATACACTCAGCCTTCAAACAAGTACTTTGCAACAAGACAACGAATGGCATACCATCCTGCAAACAAATCGTTCACAGGCTATGGCGCCAGATTGTCAGGAACTGCAGCACAAACAACAACTGCACCTCCACCAAAGCCGGCACCAAAACCAAACCCGACACGCGGCAGCTTGCCAAAAGGTTTCTAA
- a CDS encoding trans-sialidase, whose product MAGTKSNKKDLENKIAELEEKLAKLAAQFETKSAPPPAPKPAPTTTAPPPAPKPAPTTTAPPPAPKPAPTTTAPPPKPAPAPASPRGSLPAGFKPAPAPAPKQEAPKPAPKPEAQAATELAIWEQWKLAPMTDTHTYKAKVTGYVPAPNRYYASLHTTNVDVPTSDWNLQKVKITGYTQPSNKYFATRQRMAYHPANKSFTGYGARLSGTAAQTTTAPPPKPAPKPETKPTAQIAETEAQQKSRKAQLEAYEQEYLARVQQAEKQRQEKPAPKPAGSTRGSLPKGFEPKPVEAPKPKPNTGSMPKGWKPS is encoded by the coding sequence ATGGCTGGAACTAAATCTAATAAAAAAGATCTTGAAAATAAAATTGCCGAGCTAGAAGAAAAGCTCGCAAAACTAGCAGCACAGTTTGAAACCAAATCTGCACCTCCACCAGCTCCAAAGCCGGCACCGACAACAACTGCACCTCCACCAGCTCCAAAGCCGGCACCGACAACAACTGCACCTCCACCAGCTCCAAAGCCGGCACCGACAACAACTGCACCTCCGCCAAAACCAGCTCCGGCACCTGCCTCACCAAGAGGCTCACTGCCAGCAGGATTCAAACCGGCACCAGCACCAGCACCAAAGCAAGAGGCTCCAAAACCAGCACCAAAACCTGAAGCTCAAGCAGCTACAGAATTGGCCATATGGGAACAATGGAAGCTTGCACCAATGACAGACACCCACACATACAAGGCAAAGGTAACTGGATACGTACCGGCACCAAACCGATACTATGCATCACTTCACACGACAAACGTTGATGTTCCTACATCTGACTGGAACTTGCAAAAAGTCAAAATCACAGGATACACTCAGCCTTCAAACAAGTACTTTGCAACAAGACAACGAATGGCATACCATCCTGCAAACAAATCGTTCACAGGCTATGGCGCCAGATTGTCAGGAACTGCAGCACAAACAACAACTGCACCTCCACCAAAGCCGGCACCAAAACCAGAAACAAAACCAACAGCACAAATCGCAGAAACAGAGGCACAGCAAAAATCAAGAAAGGCACAGCTAGAGGCATATGAACAAGAATACCTGGCAAGAGTGCAGCAAGCTGAAAAACAAAGACAGGAAAAGCCAGCACCAAAACCAGCAGGATCTACAAGAGGATCTCTTCCAAAAGGATTTGAACCAAAACCAGTAGAGGCACCAAAGCCAAAACCAAACACCGGTTCAATGCCAAAAGGTTGGAAACCCTCCTAG
- the bcp gene encoding thioredoxin-dependent thiol peroxidase: MITEGDQEPKFELDDAGGKRVKSSDFKGKKHVIYFYPRDFTPGCTTEADEFSKEYKKFQKHGIEIIGISTDDVESHKKFVDKMNIPYVLLSDPEAEVCKKFGVWGKKQFMGKEYRGVQRSTFLVDEKGKIFKVFPAVKPKGHADEVLQILTN, encoded by the coding sequence ATGATCACAGAAGGCGATCAAGAGCCAAAGTTTGAGCTAGACGACGCAGGCGGCAAGCGTGTAAAATCGTCAGATTTCAAAGGAAAAAAGCACGTAATTTACTTTTACCCTAGGGACTTTACGCCTGGCTGCACGACAGAGGCTGACGAGTTTTCCAAAGAATACAAGAAATTTCAAAAGCACGGAATAGAAATCATCGGCATCAGCACAGACGATGTGGAGTCGCACAAGAAATTTGTCGACAAGATGAATATCCCATATGTGTTATTATCAGACCCAGAGGCAGAGGTCTGCAAAAAATTCGGGGTCTGGGGAAAAAAACAGTTCATGGGAAAAGAGTACAGGGGTGTTCAGAGAAGTACCTTTTTGGTAGATGAAAAGGGAAAAATTTTCAAAGTATTCCCAGCTGTAAAACCAAAGGGTCATGCAGACGAAGTCTTGCAGATATTAACAAATTAG